A single window of Triplophysa rosa linkage group LG2, Trosa_1v2, whole genome shotgun sequence DNA harbors:
- the zmat5 gene encoding LOW QUALITY PROTEIN: zinc finger matrin-type protein 5 (The sequence of the model RefSeq protein was modified relative to this genomic sequence to represent the inferred CDS: substituted 1 base at 1 genomic stop codon) — protein MGKRYYCDYCDRSFQDNMHNRKKHLNGVQHHRAKKAWFDNFRDAAAILKEERAKEPCRKFLQTGQCVFGINCRFSHMSERHMNMLEQKIDDERRQKEFTEQDGSSSERGLDEWLSRRKKKQAALTSGSIXKMDEEECLENIEIPPYLLSIPDLPPSLHPPPTGGWKVSLQNEWG, from the exons ATGGGGAAGCGGTATTACTGCGACTACTGCGATCGCAGCTTTCAGGACAACATGCACAACAGAAAGAAGCACCTGAACGGCGTCCAACACCACCGAGCAAAGAAAGCCTGGTTTGACAACTTCAGAG ACGCTGCTGCAATCCTAAAAGAAGAGCGGGCAAAGGAACCATGCAGAAAGTTTCTCCAAACAG GGCAGTGTGTATTTGGTATAAACTGTCGTTTTTCACACATGTCCGAGAGGCACATGAATATGTTGGAGCAAAAGATTGATG ATGAACGGCGACAGAAGGAATTTACTGAGCAAGATGGATCATCATCTGAACGCGGCCTTGATGAATGGCTCTCCAGAAGAAAGAAGAAACAGGCTGCGTTGACATCAGGAAG tatttaGAAGATGGACGAAGAAGAGTGCCTTGAAAACATTGAGATACCGCCGTACCTTCTGTCTATTCCAGATCTTCCTCCATCTCTCCATCCCCCACCAACTGGTGGTTGGAAAGTGAGCTTGCAGAATGAATGGGGTTGA
- the cabp7b gene encoding calcium-binding protein 7, with translation MPVRAVTSRFMYRGLCSIPDLLSYRTPISLPEDEVEEIREAFKVFDRDGNGFISKQELGIAMRSLGYMPNEVELEVIIQRLDTDGDGQVDFEEFVTLLGPKLSSAGMPDRFHGAEFDSIFWKCDMQKLTVDDLKRLLYDTFCDHLTMKDIENIIMTEESHLNSPECQVDIDTSPMQQVKHTCVRKSLICAFAIAFIISVMLIAANQMLRRGMK, from the exons ATGCCCGTTCGTGCCGTGACTTCCAGGTTTATGTACAGGGGACTTTGCTCAATTCCAGATCTCCTCTCTTACCGGACTCCCATCAGCCTCCCAGAGGATGAAGTGGAGG AGATCCGCGAAGCCTTTAAGGTGTTCGACCGTGATGGGAATGGATTCATATCTAAACAGGAGCTGGGAATTGCCATGCGGTCTCTTGGTTACATGCCAAACGAGGTGGAGCTGGAAGTGATCATTCAAAGACTGGACACGGATG GTGACGGTCAAGTTGATTTCGAGGAGTTTGTAACACTTCTCGGACCAAAACTGTCTTCTGCTGGTATGCCTGATAGGTTCCATGGAGCCGAGTTTGACTCCATTTTCTGGAAg TGTGACATGCAAAAGCTGACTGTGGATGATCTGAAGAGACTCTTGTACGATACGTTCTGTGACCATTTGACAATGAAAGACATCGAGAACATTATCATGACAGAGGAGAGTCACTTAAACAGCCCCGAGTGCCAAGTAGATATTGACA CAAGCCCCATGCAACAAGTCAAGCACACGTGTGTGCGCAAAAGCTTGATTTGTGCCTTTGCTATCGCATTTATCATCAGCGTCATGCTCATCGCAGCCAATCAGATGCTTCGAAGAGGGATGAAGTGA
- the arpc5lb gene encoding actin related protein 2/3 complex, subunit 5-like, b, which yields MAKNTLSSRFRKVDIDEFDENKFVDDHDEAADQQGPDAAEVDNLIRQGDMMAALHVALRNPPINSKNPAIKERAQTVVLRVLTSFRSSDIESAVKSLDKNGVDLLMKYIYRGFEKPTDNSSAILLQWHEKAFAIGGQGSIVRVMTARKTV from the exons ATGGCCAAGAACACGCTTTCTTCGCGCTTCAGAAAGGTAGACATTGATGAATTCGACGAGAATAAATTCGTGGACGATCACGACGAGGCAGCCGATCAACAGGGACCCGATGCGGCGGAGGTCGACAACCTTATCAGGCA AGGGGACATGATGGCGGCCCTTCACGTTGCTCTTAGGAATCCTCCAATCAACAGCAAGAACCCTGCAATAAAG gAAAGAGCTCAGACTGTGGTTTTAAGGGTGCTGACATCATTTAGAAGCAGTGATATAGAGTCAGCTGTTAAATCGCTCGACAAGAATGGAGTCGATCTTCTCATGAAGTACATCTACAGGGGTTTTGAGAAGCCAACAGATAATAGCAGTGCCATATTGCTACAGTGGCATGAAAAG GCATTTGCCATTGGAGGACAAGGATCTATTGTTAGAGTAATGACAGCCAGGAAGACTGTATGA